A part of Antechinus flavipes isolate AdamAnt ecotype Samford, QLD, Australia chromosome 6, AdamAnt_v2, whole genome shotgun sequence genomic DNA contains:
- the LOC127540168 gene encoding olfactory receptor 5B12-like, producing MENDSEVKEFILVGLTDAPELQMPLFIMFTVIYLITLVGNLGMVVIIFWDSRLHTPMYFFLSNLSLVDFGYSTAITPKVMAGFLIGNKIISYNGCAAQMFFFVAFATAESYLLASMAYDRQVAVCKPLHYSTSMTSGVCAALVIGSYFCGFLNSSIHTADTFSLHFCSSNVVPHFFCDVPPLLALSCSDTHIIELVVFFVVGFNVFFAIFVILTSYLFIFIAILRMRSAEGRQKAFSTCASHLTAVSIFYGTIIFMYLQPSSSHSMDTDKMASVFYTMIIPMLNPLIYSLRNKEVKGAFRKVVEGTKSSLGLQL from the coding sequence ATGGAGAATGACTCAGAGGTGAAGGAGTTCATCCTTGTGGGATTAACAGATGCTCCAGAGCTTCAAATGCCTCTCTTCATCATGTTCACTGTCATCTACCTCATCACCCTGGTGGGGAACCTGGGAATGGTAGTGATCATCTTTTGGGACTCTCGTCTCCACACAcccatgtattttttccttagtaaCCTCTCTCTGGTCGATTTTGGCTACTCAACAGCTATTACTCCTAAAGTGATGGCGGGATTCCTCATTGGCAACAAAATCATCTCCTACAATGGATGTGCTGCACAAATGTTCttctttgtagcatttgccaCCGCTGAAAGTTATCTCCTGGCCTCTATGGCTTATGATCGCCAGGTAGCCGTGTGTAAGCCCCTCCATTACTCCACCAGCATGACATCCGGTGTGTGTGCTGCTCTAGTCATTGGCTCTTATTTCTGTGGTTTTCTGAACTCTTCCATTCATACAGCAGATACCTTCAGCCTCCACTTCTGCAGTTCCAATGTGGTTCCTCATTTTTTCTGTGATGTTCCACCTCTTTTGGCTCTCTCTTGCTCTGACACACATATCATTGAATTAGTGGTTTTCTTTGTTGTGGGATTCAATGTCTTTTTTGCCATTTTCGTCATATTGACGtcctatttattcattttcattgccATCTTGAGAATGCGCTCAGCTGAGGGCCGCCAGAAAGCCTTCTCCACCTGTGCTTCCCACCTCACAGCTGTGTCTATATTCTATGGGACAATTATCTTCATGTATTTACAACCCAGTTCCAGCCATTCCATGGACACAGACAAAATGGCCTCAGTGTTTTACACCATGATCATCCCTATGCTAAACCCTCTCATCTACAGCTTGAGGAACAAGGAAGTTAAGGGTGCTTTTAGAAAAGTTGTTGAGGGTACAAAATCTTCATTAGGCCTCcaactttaa
- the LOC127540205 gene encoding olfactory receptor 5B12-like, with product MENDSEVKEFILVGLTDAPELQMPLFIMFTVIYLITLVGNLGMVVIIFWDSRLHTPMYFFLSNLSLVDFGYSTAITPKVMAGFLMGNKIISYSGCAAQMFFFGAFATVESYLLASMAYDRQVAVCKPLHYSTSMTSGMCAALVIGSYFCGFLNSAIHTADTFSLHFCCSNVVPHFFCDIPSLLALSCSDTHITELVIFFVVGFNVFFAIIVILMSYLFIFIAILRMRSAEGRQKAFSTCASHLTAVSIFYGTIIFMYLQPSSSHSMDTDKIASVFYTMIIPMLNPLIYSLRNKEVKGAFRKVVEGTKSSLGLQL from the coding sequence ATGGAGAATGACTCAGAGGTGAAGGAGTTCATCCTTGTGGGATTAACAGATGCTCCAGAGCTTCAAATGCCTCTCTTCATTATGTTCACTGTCATCTACCTCATCACCCTGGTGGGGAACCTGGGAATGGTAGTGATCATCTTTTGGGACTCCCGTCTCCACACACCCATGTACTTTTTCCTTAGTAACCTCTCTCTGGTCGATTTTGGCTACTCAACAGCTATTACTCCTAAAGTGATGGCGGGATTCCTCATGGGCAACAAAATCATCTCCTACAGTGGATGTGCTGCACAAATGTTCTTCTTTGGAGCATTTGCCACCGTTGAAAGTTATCTCCTGGCTTCTATGGCTTATGATCGCCAGGTAGCCGTGTGTAAGCCCCTCCATTATTCTACCAGCATGACATCCGGTATGTGTGCTGCTCTAGTCATTGGCTCTTATTTCTGTGGTTTTCTGAACTCTGCCATTCACACAGCAGACACCTTCAGTCTCCACTTCTGCTGTTCCAATGTGGTTCCTCACTTTTTCTGTGATATTCCATCCCTTTTGGCTCTCTCTTGCTCTGACACACATATCACTGAATTAGTGATTTTCTTTGTTGTGGGATTCAATGTCTTTTTTGCCATTATTGTCATACTGATGtcctatttattcattttcattgccATCTTGAGAATGCGCTCAGCTGAGGGCCGCCAGAAAGCCTTCTCCACCTGTGCTTCCCACCTCACGGCTGTGTCTATATTCTATGGGACAATTATCTTCATGTATTTACAACCCAGTTCCAGCCATTCCATGGACACAGACAAAATAGCCTCAGTGTTTTACACCATGATCATCCCTATGCTAAACCCTCTCATCTACAGCTTGAGGAACAAGGAAGTTAAGGGTGCCTTTAGAAAAGTTGTTGAGGGTACAAAGTCTTCATTAGGCCTCcaactttaa
- the LOC127540456 gene encoding olfactory receptor 5B12-like encodes MAIMNRSEINEFILVGLTDAPELQVPLFIIFTVIYLITLVGNLGLIVLISWDSHLHTPMYFFLSNLSLVDFGYSSAITPKVMSIFLLEDKVISYSGCAAQFFFFVAFSTVESYLLAAMAYDRHAAVCKPLHYTTTMTSNVCAGLAISSYVCGFLNSSIHTRNTFSFDFCSSNVVQHFFCDFPALVALSCSETYIKELVVFFVVGFNVLFALFIILISYLFIFIAILKIRSAEGQRKAFSTCASHLTAVSIFYGTVIFMYLQPSSRHSMDTDKVVSVFYTIIIPMLNPLVYSLRNKDVKSAFIKMFQGTKSSLGLSF; translated from the coding sequence ATGGCAATTATGAATAGGTCAGAAATCAATGAATTCATCCTTGTGGGATTAACAGATGCTCCAGAGCTCCAGGTCCCTCTTTTCATAATATTTACTGTCATCTACCTTATCACCCTTGTGGGGAACTTGGGCTTGATAGTCCTGATTTCCTGGGATTCCCATCTCCATACGCCcatgtattttttcctcagtaaTCTCTCTCTGGTGGATTTTGGCTACTCCTCTGCTATTACTCCCAAGGTAATGAGCATCTTCCTCCTGGAGGACAAGGTCATCTCCTACAGTGGATGTGCTgcacaatttttcttctttgtggcCTTCTCCACCGTTGAAAGTTATCTCTTGGCTGCTATGGCTTATGATCGCCATGCAGCGGTGTGTAAGCCCCTCCATTATACCACCACCATGACATCTAATGTGTGTGCTGGTCTGGCTATTAGCTCCTATGTCTGTggttttctgaattcttccatTCATACAAGAAATACCTTCAGTTTTGACTTCTGTAGTTCCAACGTGGTTCAGcactttttttgtgattttccaGCACTCGTGGCTCTCTCCTGTTCTGAGACATACATCAAAGAACTGGTTGTTTTCTTTGTCGTAGGATTCAATGTTTTATTTGCCCTTTTTATTATCTTGATATCGtacttatttatctttattgCCATCTTGAAGATTCGCTCAGCTGAGGGTCAACGTAAAGCCTTCTCTACATGTGCTTCTCACCTCACAGCAGTATCCATATTCTATGGAACAGTAATCTTCATGTACTTACAGCCCAGCTCCAGGCATTCCATGGATACAGACAAAGTAGTGTCTGTCTTCTACACTATAATTATCCCCATGTTGAACCCTTTGGTCTACAGCCTGAGAAATAAAGACGTCAAGAGTGCTTTCATTAAAATGTTTCAGGGTACAAAGTCATCATTAGGCTTATCTTTTTAA